GGCGTAGGTGGCCATGAGGTGCGTGGAATTGGCGGGGCCGCCGCCGGTGAGCACATAGACGAGCTGGAAGTCGAAGAAGGTGATGATGATCGAGAACGTGGTCACGATGAACAGCACCGGCAGCAGCGACGGCAGCGTGACGTAGCGGAAGCGGCCCCAGGTGCCCGCGCCGTCGATGGTCGCCGACTCGTGCAGCTCGATGGGGATCGTCTGCAGCCCGGCCAGGATCGAGATGCCGAAGAAGGGCAGGCCGCGCCAGGTATTGACCATGATGATCGAGATCATGGCCAGCGTCGGCGAGCCGAGCCACGACGGCCCCGGATTGGCCAGTCCGCTCACCACCAGCAGGCGGTTGAACAGGCCCATGCCGGGGTCGAGGATCCACTGCCACGCCACCGTGCTGAGCACGGTCGGCACGATGAACGGCAGCAGGAGCATGGCCCGGCTGAAGGCCTTCATGCGGAAGTTCTGGTTCATCACCAGGGCCATGCAGAGCCCGCCCACCGCCTTCAGCACGGTGGCCGCCGCGGTGAACT
This is a stretch of genomic DNA from Candidatus Methylomirabilota bacterium. It encodes these proteins:
- a CDS encoding sugar ABC transporter permease, with protein sequence MSRIFEASGAPTLEVGAHGPVGLGRLRAFVEREQVYSWLMLTPPVLFLLAFLGYPFFYGVYLSFFHREVAGAASFVGLRNFVTLANDPIFWQSVGNTVKFTAAATVLKAVGGLCMALVMNQNFRMKAFSRAMLLLPFIVPTVLSTVAWQWILDPGMGLFNRLLVVSGLANPGPSWLGSPTLAMISIIMVNTWRGLPFFGISILAGLQTIPIELHESATIDGAGTWGRFRYVTLPSLLPVLFIVTTFSIIITFFDFQLVYVLTGGGPANSTHLMATYA